CGATGGATCAGGCACGACGCTTTGAAGGGATTTGGACGTTTGATCGTCAGGTTTGTTGTCGCGCGGCGGAGATTTTGTTAAAGCGGGTGCTGCATTATCGCCCTGAACTTGCGAAAAAAATTACGGCCGCATCCACGCAATTTTTGATGAACCAATACTCCGGTTTGCCTGAGATTGATCCGGATCCCTTTGCGCAGCGATTGATCACCTACCTGCAAGCGGGACAGTACAAGCTGTTGAAAGCCTATCGTTCTATTGCGGCTCAGGAACGCCGCGAACGCTTAACGAATTCGATCATGACGGCAATTCGGCAATCGTTAAATTCTGAGGAAATTTTCAAGATTGCGGTGCAAGAGCTGGGTGTAGCGATGGACGTGTGCCGATGTTTGGTGTATCGCTGCCAGTCTAAAGATCCGTCCGTTGTCATTCAGCATGAGCGTTTAGGAGGGACTGGACTGACCTCTCTTCTAGAGCAGTCTTGGATGCTTCAGGATAATCCGCTGTTTCAAATCGTGTCCGACACCCGCGAAAGTGTGGCGATCGCCGATACTCTTAATGAACCAACGCTGGCTCATGAACCGGTGCGATCGCTGATGGAGAAATGGAATATTCGCTCCTGGCTGATGACGCCGATTTTGTATCAGGATCGGTTGCTGGGTGTGGTTGAGCTGCATAACTGTCAGCCGGAACCCCATGAGTGGTTGGCGGATGAAATCTCGTTGGTAGAGGCGATCGCCACTCAGTTGGGTGTGGCTCTCATCCAAGCCGAAGCCTACGCGAACTTAGAGGATTTCAACGAACAGTTGGAAGCCCTAGAGCGAACCCGCAGTAACCTGATTGCGATTACCGGGCATGAATTGCGGACTCCCCTTTCGACGATCCAAGTCTGTTTGGAAAGTTTGAGCACTGAACCGGATATGCCCCTTGAGTTGCGTCAGGTGATGCTCTCAACGGCCATGACGGATGCCGAACGGATGCGCAATCTGATTCAGGACTTTTTGACCCTATCGCAGTTGGAAAGTGGGCGGGTGGAGTGGCACCTTGAGCCTGTATCCATCGACGAATGCGTGAGTCTGGCGCTGAGCAGCATTCGGACACGGCAATCGACAGAATTACTCCCCCATATTCGTGCGGATGTGTCGATTGAACTGCCTCCGGTGCAGGCGGATGGTGAATGGTTAGTGGAAGTGTTGTCCAAGCTTCTCGACAATGCCTGCAAGTTTACTGAGCCGGAAGGAGAAGTTTTGATCGAGGCACGGTCAAATGGGGGCAAGATGCTGGAGGTGACAGTTACCGATACCGGACGGGGGATTGAACCGAATCGATTGGAAAAGGTCTTCGATCGATTTTACCAAGAAGAGGGAGCGCTGCGCCGCACGGCTGGCGGAACGGGTTTAGGACTTGCGATCTGTCGTCAAATTGTCCTGGGATTGGGGGGCAAAATCTGGGCGGAATCCGCAGGCCGCAACCAGGGAAGCCAGTTCCATTTCACGGTTCCTTTTGCGTCAGAGTCCACCCTTGAAACGGAATCTACGTTGCCCCCTACTTCTCCTGCCGCCCGATCGCGCCGTCGCAAGCGGTAGGAGAGGGTGTCCTAAGTTGTTTTAATTGGTATAGAATTCATCGCTGTTGCACAAAAATCCGTAACATTCGCGATCGCCCTCTTGGACAAATTGGGAACCCTCGGATGTAGAGGGGCATCTATGGCTGCATAGGCTGATGGTTCTTTCCCACGATGCAATATTGAGGGCAACGGTATGACGGTAAAAACAATAACTCGGCTGACTTGGATGGGTACGGGAGTCATGGGCGCGATCGCGCTCAGCGCTTCAGGGGCGATCGCTCAGCAAGTGGGTGGTTTCATACCACCATCCCCGGCGCAACCCCTCCAAAATGCGGCAGTTTCCGAACCGATGGTTCAGCCTGCCAGTGTCGAACAATCCACGCCGAGCCTGCTGACCGATCAGGGCATCCTTACGCCGCTAGAACAAAGTATTGTGGATGAAATGAACCTGGCTCGTCAGAATCCGGGCTTTTACGCCGAACTGCTCCAGGAGCGACGACAGTACTACAACGGTACGACGCTAGAAATTCCCGGTCAGCTCCGGTTATTAACCCAAGAAGGTGTGGCGGCAGTGGATGAAGCGATCGCCGTTTTGCAAGATCTCGATCCGTTGCCTCCCCTCACCTTTTCTCCGGGCATGTCCCGTGCTGCAGCCGAGCACGCTGCCGATTTAGCGCCTGGACGGATTGGGCATGTGGGTTCTGATGGCAGCCTGCCCTCCACCCGGGTCAGTGAGTACGGCACCTGGGGAGAGCGGATGGGCGAGAACATTAGCTACGGTAGCGACACCGCCCGCGATTTTGTGCTGGAACTGATTATTGATGATGGCGTGCCCAGTCGCGGCCATCGCGAAACCTTGTTTGAGGCCGACTATGCCTATACCGGAGTCGGGTGCGATCGCCATACCGTATACCGCACCGTATGCGTGATGACCTATGCCGTTACCTTCCAAGAAGGCGATGCATCAACTACGGCGAGTTCTCCTAGCCCGTCGGACTCCTCCACCGCTGCCATCAATCAACCTCCTGCCGCAAGCTCGACATCGCAAGGGAAGGGATCTGTGCCTCGCTATCGGCTAGGACGATAAGCTGGAAGGGTCGCGATCGCTGTTTGGTCTATGCACCTGCGTTTATCCCAGTCTCAACTGACCCTGCTCGACTACTGCCCCCGAAAATTTCAGCACGTGCACCTCGATCAACTCGTGTTGCCCATGACGCCAGAGCAGCGATCGCACCTGGAATGGGGAAATCAGTTTCACCTGCTCATGCAGCAGCAGTCCTTGGGGCTACCCATGCCGCCCGCCGATGAGACGCTTCGACCCATTCATGCCTGTGTGACAATGTTTAGAGCGTCGGTTCCCCACCTGTTTCTATCGACGCCAGAGCGCACCCAGGACAGTGAGCATCGTCGGATGCTGACCCTACAGGATTACCTGCTCACCGTCGTTTACGATGCGCTGATTCTGGAGCCGGAGCGCGCCGAAATTCTAGACTGGAAAACCTATGCCAAGCCTCAGAACCCCCGTGGGTTAGAAGCCAGTTGGCAAACTCGTCTCTATCTCTTTGTGTTGGCAGAAACCAGTGCGTACACTCTGGATCAACTTGCCATGACCTACTGGTTCATTCCGCCCCACCTGACCGATACGCCGCCGCCCCACATCACCATCCGCTACAGCCCTGCTCAGCATCAGGCCACCTATCACGACATATCCCGGTTATTGGCGCAGTTAACTCAGTGGTTAGAGGGCTACCAAGCAGGGCATCCCTTTCCCCAGGTTCCCAGCCATTCTCCCCATTGTTCAACGTGTCCGTTTGCGATTCGATGCCAGCGAACTCCCCCAGATTCGGAGCGCGATCGCCCTTCTATTCCAGCGGTCGAATCAATTGCCGAAGTCGCATTGTAGGTCTACGTCGCCTAGGGCATCGACCGAGGGGGTTCTAAAAAGTCGTACAGAATCTCATCGGGTTCGTCCCCATCGTCCCAGTCTTCGTCTTCAGTCGGCAGACGGGTAACGGCTGTGGATGTAATGGCAACGGCAACGGATGGGGCGATCGCCTGTTGGGTAAGCTGAGCCTCAAGGCGTTCGATGCGTGTCAGCAACCGCGCATAATCTGCCGTAGAGATAGTCGTGGGCACCATCGGAGATTCTGGAGGCGAGGTGGGGGTGGTGAGATAGTGGGCGATCGCCTGTTTTAGCAGCGTTCGTACGGAAATTCCCTCCGCCTTAGCGCGATCGCGGCACTGGATCGCGACGGTTTTGGAGACTTTCACGCTCAGTTTGGTTTTGGAGTGACTCATGGGCGTCCCGAAGCTTGCATGTTCGTCTTAATTCTACCGAAGTCGCTTTTGAACGATGGGGCGATCGCTTCAACCAATCCCTGCATCTCGATTCAATTAATAGAAAGAAGTTTACGAATTCCTGAAGGAAAACGCCGATTTGGTTACAAGACACTGATAAACTGTGGATTGGTATTTATAACGTGACTTTAATTTTCGTGTTGGGAACAGCGATGGAAGTAGGGCAAAAAGTACGCGTGTGTCGTCTCAGAGACCGCACCTCCAAGACCGTTGTGGATTGTGTCGGCAAAGTTGGAACCATCCAAGATTACAAAATGGTCGATGGCAGCGGTGTCGGAGTGGTGGTGGAATTTGACGATAAGTTTTCTACTTGGTTTTTCGAAGACGAGCTGCAAGCCGTATAGGGCAACGAGCAACCTATCCCTTCCACCCCCTAGGCTTAAGCAAGACTAACCTTGTGCAATCTAAGCCTAGGTCGGTGGGTATTAAAGTCATTCCTGAGAGAGGGACTTTGTTTCATTAGCCCAAATCCAAATGAAGAAGGTAAGTAACGCGACAAAGTTAAAACCAAATTCTACCTTGCGCCGTCCGCGCAGCAGGTATGACGGGGTTTTTGGGATTTTTGCTTAATGATGTCTGACTACTGATGAAGTCAGTGCTTCTACATCTCTGTTAGTCAGAGTGGTGCCTAGTCACACTATCATTTAGGATTTCATTCTGTTGTGGGCTGTAGCTCCTTAACCTAAGGTCAATTAGCGATTGCTGTTATTCTATTGCTGAAAGCCTTTGAGATTTAATTCACCATGTCCCTGATTCTGACATTTTTAGGTAAGGGTGGCACAGGTTGCACGACGTTGGCGATCGCGACTGCTAAATCGCTCTCCCAGCGTGGTCAACGGGTACTCTTAGTTGGGCAGGATCCGACCCCAGCCTTTGGTATGGCGATCGGAGCGTCTCTATCTCCCGACCCTCAAGAGATCGAGCAGAATCTCAAGGTCGTTCAATTGTCCTCTGCGATATTGCTAGAACGAAGCTGGGAAGAGCTCAAACAGCAGGAAGCCAAATACATAAGAACTCCTTTTTTTAAGGCAGTGTACGGCCAGGAACTGGGGGTGTTGCCCGGTATGGACAGTGCGTTGGCGCTGAATGCGCTGCGGGAGTACGATGCTAGCGGCATCTATGATGTCATCGTTTATGATGGCGCCAGCGATCTCTCAACCCTGCGAATGTTAGGGATGCCGGAGATTCTAAGTTGGTATATCCGACGCTTCCGCAAAGTGTTTTCGGAGTCGGATTTTGCCAAGGCTCTATCGCCCTTTATCCAGCCCGTTGCTAGTGCCGTGCTTAATGTGGAGTGGAGCGGCAGTAGTATTTTCGACCAGCCTGCAACCAACCAAGTCAACAACATTCTCGATCAGGGACGGGTCGCCGTTGCCGATCCGAGTCGGGTAGGGGCATTTCTGGTCACCACCAGTACGCCAGAAGCGATCGCAACGGCCAAATATTTTTGGGGCAGCGCTCAGCAGGTGGGGCTTACGGTTGGTGGCGTATTGCACAACCAAGGCACCGACTCAGCGGCGATCGCCCCTCAGTTTGCCCCGTTGCCGCTCACCGCTATCCCGACTCGTGCAGAGGATTGGCAACCGCTGGTAGATGCTATCCCCGATCCTCAAGTGATGCTGCAAGCACCTCGACCGATTACCATCAACAGCGCCGAACGTAAGGTCAGTCTTTTCCTGCCGACCTTTGATAAGCGGGAAATTAAGTTGACGCAGTATGGGCCAGAGGTCACCATCGACGCGGGCAACCAACGCCGCAATGTGATACTGCCCCCTGAACTCCAAGGTCAATCGGTCAGTGGCGCAAAGTTTCAGGATGGATACTTGATCATTTCGTTCTAAATCATCACTATGTCAAATTCAACGCCTTCTGATCCCGCTCAGAATCCAGTTCCTACCGAGATAGCCGACACCGATGTAGGCGATACAGGAAGCAAAGCTCGCCAGCTCTTAGGAATGAAAGGCGCAGCCTCTGGTGAAACGTCGATTTGGAAAATTCGGCTTCAGCTTATGAAGCCTATTACCTGGATTCCCCTGATTTGGGGGGTGGTCTGTGGGGCAGCGTCATCGGGTGGCTACGTTTGGTCAGTGGAGCATTTTCTAATTGCGGCGGCCTGTATGTTGATGTCTGGGCCGATGCTCACGGGATACACCCAAACCATCAATGACTACTACGATCGCGACATTGACGCAATTAACGAACCCTATCGCCCTATTCCCTCTGGTGCGATTTCCATTCCCCAAGTTCGTGTTCAGATTTGGGTGCTACTGCTGGGCGGGATTGCAATCGCCTTCGGTCTTGATCGCTGGGCTGGCCATGAATTTCCCACAATTACGGCCTTGGCGATCGGTGGATCATTTCTGTCCTATCTTTACTCCGCACCCCCGCTCAAGCTGAAACAGAATGGCTGGCTGGGTAACTATGCGTTGGGGGCAAGCTACATTGCGCTGCCCTGGTGGGCTGGGCATGCCTTATTTGGCGAACTCAACCTGACGATTGTATTGCTGACCCTGTTTTATAGCTTTGCGGGTCTTGGTATTGCGGTCGTGAATGATTTCAAGAGCGTTGAGGGCGATCGCCAGTTGGGGTTAAAGTCGCTCCCCGTGATGTTTGGCGTGATGGCGGCGGCCTGGATCTGTGTTTTGATGATTGACATTTTCCAGTCGGGCGTTGCCGCTTACCTGATCGGCATTCACCAAAACCTGTATGCCGTTTTCTTGGTTCTCCTGATCATTCCGCAAATCACCTTCCAAGACATGTATTTCCTGCGCAATCCGCTGGAGAATGATGTGAAGTATCAAGCTAGTGCCCAGCCGTTTTTAGTATTGGGCATGCTGGTGACGGCCTTAGCCCTTGGACATGCTGGTGTGTAGTCTGAATCGTTATCTTCTAGCCCCCAGTTCGGTTGACATTGGTAGCAACACCCTGTTTTATGGTGTTCATTAACGTTTTATTAAAAACGGCTTACCAAAGTTCATAGTATTTTGTAGTTCCCGTGCTGTGGTGGTGTTGAGGATATAAGGTGACGGATTTCTTTTCTAGGCTGAAAGCGTTGTCCAACG
This genomic window from Synechococcales cyanobacterium T60_A2020_003 contains:
- a CDS encoding GAF domain-containing protein, which gives rise to MSTQVSVLDELLMALPHLRPQMYFKTSLTALSHAIEDQVLARTDQPLVIANFQRERFYRQEASRYQRIAELTSQVYVLAASETSFTNSSDYYETVAFNNNDDELRHEWHLVVIAERYSACLICRERPLTPEEEQDSNPSMDQARRFEGIWTFDRQVCCRAAEILLKRVLHYRPELAKKITAASTQFLMNQYSGLPEIDPDPFAQRLITYLQAGQYKLLKAYRSIAAQERRERLTNSIMTAIRQSLNSEEIFKIAVQELGVAMDVCRCLVYRCQSKDPSVVIQHERLGGTGLTSLLEQSWMLQDNPLFQIVSDTRESVAIADTLNEPTLAHEPVRSLMEKWNIRSWLMTPILYQDRLLGVVELHNCQPEPHEWLADEISLVEAIATQLGVALIQAEAYANLEDFNEQLEALERTRSNLIAITGHELRTPLSTIQVCLESLSTEPDMPLELRQVMLSTAMTDAERMRNLIQDFLTLSQLESGRVEWHLEPVSIDECVSLALSSIRTRQSTELLPHIRADVSIELPPVQADGEWLVEVLSKLLDNACKFTEPEGEVLIEARSNGGKMLEVTVTDTGRGIEPNRLEKVFDRFYQEEGALRRTAGGTGLGLAICRQIVLGLGGKIWAESAGRNQGSQFHFTVPFASESTLETESTLPPTSPAARSRRRKR
- a CDS encoding CAP domain-containing protein, translating into MTVKTITRLTWMGTGVMGAIALSASGAIAQQVGGFIPPSPAQPLQNAAVSEPMVQPASVEQSTPSLLTDQGILTPLEQSIVDEMNLARQNPGFYAELLQERRQYYNGTTLEIPGQLRLLTQEGVAAVDEAIAVLQDLDPLPPLTFSPGMSRAAAEHAADLAPGRIGHVGSDGSLPSTRVSEYGTWGERMGENISYGSDTARDFVLELIIDDGVPSRGHRETLFEADYAYTGVGCDRHTVYRTVCVMTYAVTFQEGDASTTASSPSPSDSSTAAINQPPAASSTSQGKGSVPRYRLGR
- a CDS encoding PD-(D/E)XK nuclease family protein; the protein is MHLRLSQSQLTLLDYCPRKFQHVHLDQLVLPMTPEQRSHLEWGNQFHLLMQQQSLGLPMPPADETLRPIHACVTMFRASVPHLFLSTPERTQDSEHRRMLTLQDYLLTVVYDALILEPERAEILDWKTYAKPQNPRGLEASWQTRLYLFVLAETSAYTLDQLAMTYWFIPPHLTDTPPPHITIRYSPAQHQATYHDISRLLAQLTQWLEGYQAGHPFPQVPSHSPHCSTCPFAIRCQRTPPDSERDRPSIPAVESIAEVAL
- a CDS encoding DUF2862 domain-containing protein — its product is MEVGQKVRVCRLRDRTSKTVVDCVGKVGTIQDYKMVDGSGVGVVVEFDDKFSTWFFEDELQAV
- a CDS encoding ArsA family ATPase: MSLILTFLGKGGTGCTTLAIATAKSLSQRGQRVLLVGQDPTPAFGMAIGASLSPDPQEIEQNLKVVQLSSAILLERSWEELKQQEAKYIRTPFFKAVYGQELGVLPGMDSALALNALREYDASGIYDVIVYDGASDLSTLRMLGMPEILSWYIRRFRKVFSESDFAKALSPFIQPVASAVLNVEWSGSSIFDQPATNQVNNILDQGRVAVADPSRVGAFLVTTSTPEAIATAKYFWGSAQQVGLTVGGVLHNQGTDSAAIAPQFAPLPLTAIPTRAEDWQPLVDAIPDPQVMLQAPRPITINSAERKVSLFLPTFDKREIKLTQYGPEVTIDAGNQRRNVILPPELQGQSVSGAKFQDGYLIISF
- the chlG gene encoding chlorophyll synthase ChlG, translated to MSNSTPSDPAQNPVPTEIADTDVGDTGSKARQLLGMKGAASGETSIWKIRLQLMKPITWIPLIWGVVCGAASSGGYVWSVEHFLIAAACMLMSGPMLTGYTQTINDYYDRDIDAINEPYRPIPSGAISIPQVRVQIWVLLLGGIAIAFGLDRWAGHEFPTITALAIGGSFLSYLYSAPPLKLKQNGWLGNYALGASYIALPWWAGHALFGELNLTIVLLTLFYSFAGLGIAVVNDFKSVEGDRQLGLKSLPVMFGVMAAAWICVLMIDIFQSGVAAYLIGIHQNLYAVFLVLLIIPQITFQDMYFLRNPLENDVKYQASAQPFLVLGMLVTALALGHAGV